The following are encoded together in the Lactuca sativa cultivar Salinas chromosome 1, Lsat_Salinas_v11, whole genome shotgun sequence genome:
- the LOC111915518 gene encoding flocculation protein FLO11-like: MARKPNTPSTSDSDYVPLDQDQRESGQGESDGDHSEGERGDSPPHTPSTEVPVNDSVPSPPPSPSRTSVPITIAPCPPPISTKPTSSAPLLPPIFSQATSTTSHTTDPPVHVNVSDTGAPTFGSETESPVTSQPLSPSPSTESDRILGGKDVDFESYYFSPYRVQGEEDEDAPVTKRHLKDLNENLDKLLAASSSSSSVYFEAAIKALVETLIKEHDES, encoded by the coding sequence ATGGCCCGAAAGCCAAATACCCCTTCTACAAGTGACTCTGATTATGTACCTTTGGATCAAGATCAGAGAGAATCGGGCCAAGGCGAAAGTGATGGTGACCATTCTGAAGGAGAAAGGGGAGATTCACCTCCACACACTCCATCAACCGAGGTACCTGTAAATGACTCCGTTCCATCTCCTCCTCCATCTCCATCTCGCACTTCTGTTCCAATCACCATAGCACCGTGTCCACCTCCTATTTCTACCAAACCTACATCCAGTGCTCCACTACTGCCACCCATTTTCTCTCAAGCCACATCTACCACAAGCCACACGACCGATCCACCGGTccatgtcaacgtatctgatacgggggcacctacctTTGGATCTGAAACCGAATCTCCTGTTACTTCTCAACCTTTATCACCATCTCCTTCAACCGAATCAGACAGAATCCTTGGTGGTAAGGATGTAGACTTTGAGTCCTACTATTTCAGTCCTTACAGGGTCCAGGGCGAAGAAGACGAAGATGCTCCTGTGACCAAGCGCCACCTCAAGGATCTAAACGAAAATCTTGATAAGCTTCTTGCTGCTTCCTCCTCATCATCTTCGGTCTACTTTGAGGCTGCCATTAAAGCCCTCGTGGAAACGCTAATCAAAGAGCATGATGAGTCCTAA